aGTAATATAAAGTCTGTATATTTTAGGTGTCGGAGGGGAACTGCGGATATACTTGTCAATTTTGATGATTTATATCTTTCAAAAAAACATGGTCTTTTGGATGAATTTGGCATATGTGGAAAAGAAGCTTCTCGGGGATATTGGGTATGTTTCAGTTTTTTTTCAACTGGATGAATTTTTGTGCTTTTTTTTCCCATACTCAAATGAATTTTTGGGATTTTTATGCAGACGTTTTGTCGTGGCAGCACGAATGATACCAGAGGCTTCAGGTATGTTAATCAATTTATTTGCTTCAAATATGAATTATTATTACGTTTATACAGGATAAAAAGAATATTAACAAAATTTGTGATTTTCTCAGTTGTGGTTTATGGGTTCTGTTACATTCAATCTCAGTGAGAGTGGAAGACGGAGAAAGTCAAATGGCGTTTACAACTACTTGTGATTTTATCCACCAGTTTTTTAACTGTGAGGAGTGCAGTGAACATTTCTACAATATGTGCTCAAGGTAAATAATCTGTGTGATAAATGTTGCTCGTATAAATCTTTTTAAATGTCAATTTgttttttgataaaaaaatgaAAGTAGCCGTTTTTGTTTATATAGTCATGTTAAAGAAAAATCATTCCTCTGGCCATGTGATACGCGACCCAAGTGTTGTAAATTTACTTTTTCTCGCGTATCAGACTTTATTCTAATAAGTTTCTAATTCAATACGGCATTTTAGGGTGTCTACTCCATTCGGCAGCAAGCGTGAATATGTACTCTGGTTATGGACTGCACATAACGAAGTCAACAAGAGACTAAAGAACGCCGAAGAATCTCTTAAAACCAGTGACCCCAAATTCCCAAAAACAATCTGGCCTACAAAACGCCTTTGTCCAACCTGCTACAACAACCATAATCAAAACGAAGAAAGCAGCTCAATTGACTGGAACCACGATGAGGTGTTCAAGTTCTTAAGCAGTTACTATGGAAACATGCTGGTGTCCCTATACAAGGAGAACGACGAAGAACAAATTCAGATAAAAAACAATGCAGTTTCGGAACAAGTATTGCAGTCAACAAATGCACTTGTGGTTCCTGCGGGGGCCGCTTTGGCGATAGCTGCGGCAAGCTGTTTGTTTGGTGCACTTGCTTGGTTTTGGCGGTCGCGACAGAAGAACCGGAAGTATTTTCATAAACCCCAACCTTTAAAGATTGTGTAATTATTATTAGGTGAAAATTGAACCTATGAAAGTAATATTAAAAGGAAAAACAATTTGATTTGTGaagaaattgttttttttttttttctgtttttaattttcttattttttttttttttttttttatgtaatgTTTATATCTTATGTTGAATTATGTAATTTTATTAGAAGGTTAGAGCAAATTACAAATCATGGGttggtagacgggcaacaagctgcgccgccacccccttttgaattgcAAATCCTACTCGGCTAAACACATAACTATGGCCTACAGACACTGTCGCATGTGCAAGTGCTGCCTTTTGAACCCGCTTCAAGAATCCGGACGCCACAGGGGCCAGACAACCAAAGGTATCGAACGCGAAAGGAAGGAAGGCATGTTGATTATCTATGCAGGCCTGCTCGTGCTTGGATATTTTCCCCGCCTCAGCCTTCTGCGCCGCTTGCCCTGAAACAAAACCACTGCCCCTGAAACCGGCAAGAGGCGACACCCCCGTGAGATCAATGCAAGCATGCTTACCCCCGGACCATCCAAAAACCAGCACATCGGCTGGTCGAAGGGAAGACCTCCCCTCCTTCGGGTCCGTTAGGAAATTAACCGGAGCCTCTTTTTTAGCAGCGATACCAGCTCGCTTGAGAACGTCAAACAACACATCTCTAACCAGATCGTGTCTGTACTTGAAGCCAGGAAGCTCTTTGCAGTGAAGGGCATGTTCCCCGAAGCTATCAAGACACACCTTCCGACAAACAGGGCACGGTTCATCCTCAGGGTACAATGGTATCATCAATCGATATTTGAGGACAGACCGATATTCTACTGCCGACATACATTGCCCCAAGCCCTCGATCGGGATAACAGTAAGGAAATCTTGAGCGTGGGGGGCTCGTAAACAATCAAAAACAGCTTTTTGCCGAGGGGATAACCCGAAAACACCATTGATTTCCTTCACGGTTTTACCATAAAAAGCACTCGCCAAAATAGTTTGAGGTTCACGGGGGGCGGGGCTTTTATTAGCAAAACCGCCAAGGTCAACATCAGGAAGAACGGCTTGTAAACCATCCAACGCAGCCCTAAAGTCCGAATCCAAATCACCCATACAACAAGCTCGCAGAATATGATCTTGAAGTTCCAAAGATTGCACTCTCGAGGCCACGAAGGCAAAAGACGAGACATCCCCCGCCGATAGTAATCCAAGCCCACCCTCTTTGATTGGCAAGGAAGCCAATCGCCATTGCAAGTCCCCAAAGAACGGTCCCCCGCCAACCACAATATCATCAATGGCTTGCCGAAGTCCTTCATCAAACAAAGTAACAGCCGCTCCAACATAAGATGGTTGGCATGTGCGGAGACCAAAGATAAGCTTGGCAACTCCCATGCACGAACGCAGTAAAAGGAGTTCACATTGTGGGTTCTTAAGTTGTGGGAGTACCCCCATGAGATCGACAGCCCGGGAGGCCCTCTTAACAGCCAGGTCACTGATGAAGTCCCGATCACGGCTGACAGCACCCCCCAATAACTTGACTCCCAGCTTAGGCCTCCCAATATCCTCTGGGAACAACCCCGCAGCAAACTTCTCCCCATTGCATGATGGAGAAAACTTTCAGGCCAAGAAGAAGTTGAAGCTGACGAGACCGGAATAGTTTGGTGTGCAAAAGCAAGTGAGTTGAGGCCCCCTTCTAATTTCTTATTTGACATACATTACAATTTACATATACAATTAAGGATTCTGGAAGATTTTAGATTTATTAAAGCAAGATATGCTGACGATTTAAATTGTATTTTAAAGTCTAACATTTTATAATACGACTAGGTtagaacccgtgtattacacgggttgaacaaatgtaattttatatatcaaataatatatatatatatatatatttaaaaatctcatttattacacgggttaaataaatgtaattttatatatcaaataataaaacaatatatatttaaaaatctcgtttattacatgggttgaataaatgtaattttaatattaaataataaaaaaatattgtatttttatgAACCCGTGTAtagtacgggttgagtaaatttaattttatatgttaaataatgaaaaaggttacatttttaagaatctCATGTGTTATACAGGTTGAGCACacgtaattttatataccaaacaataaaatgttatatctttataaaccttaTGTATTATATgcattgaataaatctaattttatatactacataataaaaaaagttatatttttaaaagcctcgtgtattacacgagttgcataaatgtaattttgtatagtaaaaaataaaaatgttatatcttttaaaaacctcgtttatcacacgggttgaatgaatctaataaaaatttatatcttaaaaaaactaacggatatactcgatatacgatggatgAGGTGATTACGGTGATGGTTCTTATagatgtcacgtaaacatagttaTTACCGTGtttgagttgagagttgaacacgaaagtaaaatatagaaccaataaacattgattaatatttttgtttactcCTTATAAACATGTTTGAAATAGGCCCTATCattaactactttagtttaataaaataaataaatcatttacattatattaatttatatttagcgtACATAATTTGTTAATTTCAGAacaaataattttgaaatctaataaatattttaatatattagatTGTCTCCTATTTATAAACCTtatgtattatatgtattgaataaatctaattttatatactacataataaaaaaaagttatatttttgaaaacctcgtgtattacacgagttgcataaatgtaattttgtatagtaaaaaataaaaatgttatatctttaaaaaacttcgTTTATCACACAGGTTGAATGaatctaaaaaaaactaatggatatactcgatatacgatggatggggtgattgcggtgatggttcttataaatgtcacgtaaacatagttattaccgtatttgagttgagagttgaacatgaaaataaaagtatagaaccaataaacattgattaatatttttatttaccccttataaacatttttgaaatacgCTCTACCATTAACtaatttagtttaataaaataaataaatcatttacattatattaatttatatttagcgtACATAATTTGTTAATTTCagaataaataattttgaaatctgataaatattttaaaatattagattatctcctatacgaattgtttaaatttatattaaatttaatttaataattatcttttaattaatattaattatctttAAAAAATAGAcggcttcaatgaatgacatgtgtcctcccattggtttcttttattatatagtatagatatagatgagttataacttatttttttattaaacctaaattacaacaataaattaagatataatttaactattatatataaatcaatttaatttaattcaaaagtatatatattattttaaattagcGGCAATTATACCTAACAATTTATTAGTATATACTTGTTAAATTATCATTAGctacatttattattattattattattattattattatattattataccTAAATTACAACAATAAATTACGATATAATTTAACTATTATATATAAATCAATTTAATTTAAATCAAaagtatatatattattttaaattatcgGCAACTATACCTAACAATTTATTAGTATATACTTTAAGTATGAAAAGGtaggaaattacaaatgtagacatgttcaatgaatgacacgtgtacaaaatcaggtttcttttattatatagtatagattagcaTTTACTTATAAATTTATTCATACAATTAACATTAACATTTATTAATTAATAGAAATGATTATAatctgcatatatatatatatatatagtggagaattcaaataagaagaaattttttgtaagaagaaaaaagaagtttcaagaatgttttattttacttcatttaatactagattataaccccgtatattacaccggttgaataaataaattttatatatactaaataataaaataatatatctttgaaaaccttctttattgtacgggttgaataaatgtaattttatataccaaataaaaaagttatatttttaaaaccacgtgtattacacgggttgaataaatgtaatattgtttaccaaataataaaataatacatctttaaaaaaacctcatttattacacggattaaataaatgtaattttatttaccaaataataaaaaaaaaattacatctttaaaaatatgcgaactacacggtttgaataaatataattttttgtactaaataataaaaaatatatatccttaaaaaaccccgtgtattgtaaga
The sequence above is drawn from the Helianthus annuus cultivar XRQ/B chromosome 12, HanXRQr2.0-SUNRISE, whole genome shotgun sequence genome and encodes:
- the LOC110912358 gene encoding sulfhydryl oxidase 2 isoform X1, whose protein sequence is MSSLFNLLTTFLLLWTFVSLNLLSSALLINPAAGSRSLLRVVDGAGNQPGFAVDLNVTNFDQAFKDATTTYAIVEFFAHWCPACRNYKPQYEKVARLFNGANAAHPGIIFMTRVDCADTINTKLCDKFSVTHYPSLYWGPPSKFVGGGWDGKDEKSEIRFIDDGRTADRLLKWINSQLGSSYKLEDEKHENDHVTRSNVSDPGQIAQAVYDVEEATIIAFDMILENKQMVKPESRGTLIKFMQLMVSHHPSRRCRRGTADILVNFDDLYLSKKHGLLDEFGICGKEASRGYWTFCRGSTNDTRGFSCGLWVLLHSISVRVEDGESQMAFTTTCDFIHQFFNCEECSEHFYNMCSRVSTPFGSKREYVLWLWTAHNEVNKRLKNAEESLKTSDPKFPKTIWPTKRLCPTCYNNHNQNEESSSIDWNHDEVFKFLSSYYGNMLVSLYKENDEEQIQIKNNAVSEQVLQSTNALVVPAGAALAIAAASCLFGALAWFWRSRQKNRKYFHKPQPLKIV
- the LOC110912358 gene encoding sulfhydryl oxidase 2 isoform X3, with amino-acid sequence MSSLFNLLTTFLLLWTFVSLNLLSSALLINPAAGSRSLLRVVDGAGNQPGFAVDLNVTNFDQAFKDATTTYAIVEFFAHWCPACRNYKPQYEKVARLFNGANAAHPGIIFMTRVDCADTINTKLCDKFSVTHYPSLYWGPPSKFVGGGWDGKDEKSEIRFIDDGRTADRLLKWINSQLGSSYKLEDEKHENDHVTRSNVSDPGQIAQAVYDVEEATIIAFDMILENKQMVKPESRGTLIKFMQLMVSHHPSRRCRRGTADILVNFDDLYLSKKHGLLDEFGICGKEASRGYWTFCRGSTNDTRGFSCGLWVLLHSISVRVEDGESQMAFTTTCDFIHQFFNCEECSEHFYNMCSRVSTPFGSKREYVLWLWTAHNEVNKRLKNAEESLKTSDPKFPKTIWPTKRLCPTCYNNHNQNEESSSIDWNHDEVFKFLSSYYGNMLVSLYKENDEEQIQIKNNAVSEQVLQSTNALVVPAGAALAIAAASCLFGALAWFWRSRQKNRKPRRS
- the LOC110912358 gene encoding sulfhydryl oxidase 2 isoform X2; this translates as MSSLFNLLTTFLLLWTFVSLNLLSSALLINPAAGSRSLLRVVDGAGNQPGFAVDLNVTNFDQAFKDATTTYAIVEFFAHWCPACRNYKPQYEKVARLFNGANAAHPGIIFMTRVDCADTINTKLCDKFSVTHYPSLYWGPPSKFVGGGWDGKDEKSEIRFIDDGRTADRLLKWINSQLGSSYKLEDEKHENDHVTRSNVSDPGQIAQAVYDVEEATIIAFDMILENKMVKPESRGTLIKFMQLMVSHHPSRRCRRGTADILVNFDDLYLSKKHGLLDEFGICGKEASRGYWTFCRGSTNDTRGFSCGLWVLLHSISVRVEDGESQMAFTTTCDFIHQFFNCEECSEHFYNMCSRVSTPFGSKREYVLWLWTAHNEVNKRLKNAEESLKTSDPKFPKTIWPTKRLCPTCYNNHNQNEESSSIDWNHDEVFKFLSSYYGNMLVSLYKENDEEQIQIKNNAVSEQVLQSTNALVVPAGAALAIAAASCLFGALAWFWRSRQKNRKYFHKPQPLKIV